In Marinihelvus fidelis, one genomic interval encodes:
- a CDS encoding UTP--glucose-1-phosphate uridylyltransferase, translating into MTSTPRAGIPTAVFPVAGLGTRFLPATRAVPKELLPVVDRPLVQYAVHEAVEAGAKTLVFVISHGKESVAEHFRPDPTLEASLQAAGKQALVERLHDILPAGVNVEVAYQPEPLGLGHAVLCAREHVDENAFFSVLLPDDMVLNDGPGALQQMADVHARTGGGVVGVERVDPAMTGSYGIAEVDGGEPPRITSLVEKPAPEDAPSNLGVIGRYILDGRIFSRLQDLGAGAGGEIQLTDAIAGMLGEHPVYAGTLNGTRYDCGNRAGMLKANIDYALANPDLREGLLAHLRGLDLNG; encoded by the coding sequence ATGACATCTACGCCTCGAGCAGGCATTCCCACCGCAGTTTTCCCCGTCGCCGGCCTCGGCACACGTTTTCTACCGGCAACCCGGGCCGTTCCCAAGGAGTTGCTGCCTGTCGTCGACAGGCCACTGGTACAGTACGCGGTACACGAGGCCGTCGAGGCGGGTGCGAAGACACTGGTCTTCGTCATCAGCCATGGCAAGGAGTCCGTGGCCGAACACTTCCGCCCGGATCCCACCCTGGAGGCCTCGTTACAGGCCGCTGGCAAGCAGGCCCTGGTCGAGCGACTGCACGACATCCTGCCTGCGGGGGTCAACGTCGAAGTGGCCTACCAGCCTGAACCGCTGGGGCTGGGTCACGCGGTGCTGTGCGCCCGCGAGCACGTTGACGAAAACGCCTTTTTCTCGGTGTTGCTGCCCGACGACATGGTGCTCAATGACGGGCCTGGCGCGCTGCAGCAGATGGCGGACGTGCATGCCCGCACCGGTGGCGGTGTCGTCGGCGTGGAACGTGTCGACCCGGCCATGACCGGCAGTTACGGCATTGCCGAAGTGGACGGCGGCGAGCCGCCGCGCATTACCTCGCTGGTAGAAAAGCCGGCGCCGGAAGACGCACCGTCCAACCTGGGCGTGATTGGCCGCTATATTCTCGACGGCCGGATCTTTTCCCGGTTGCAGGACCTGGGCGCCGGCGCGGGTGGTGAAATTCAGTTGACCGATGCGATCGCCGGTATGCTCGGCGAGCACCCGGTGTACGCCGGCACGCTTAACGGAACGCGCTACGATTGCGGCAACCGCGCCGGCATGCTGAAGGCCAACATCGACTATGCGCTGGCCAACCCGGACCTGCGCGAAGGCCTGCTCGCCCACCTGCGTGGGCTCGACCTGAACGGCTGA
- a CDS encoding nucleoside-diphosphate sugar epimerase/dehydratase: MNKPDNPLPWGPVYHPRGAVVLHDLLMVALAWWASRWLAERLSGLPFTENIIPWVELPLVLALQGLVLWATGLYKGLWRFASFEDLWNILRAVGAGTLLIFGALAVFSAPAGRDWLAGMLGYPVLLFVLLALPRMCYRFWKDSNGPRREPARDDKRVLILGAGRSGAMLERELRHRGGFNVLGFLDDDQRLRGTHVHGVPVLGSLDELESRGRSMRLDLAIIAMPSASNQQMQRIVRICEDSGLEFRTLPTLQDLGSKATQVNVLKKVAIDDLLGREPVSLDWNSMREGLVGKRVLVTGGGGSIGSELCRQIARLNPVELVVVDNSEYSLYRIDLELRSDYQDLVFTSILGDICDAATVDRVVGRYKPDVIFHAAAYKHLPILQTQIREAIRNNIIGTMRLSEAAERHGVGSFVLISTDKAVNPANIMGATKRVAEMYCQNMNTRSDTRYITVRFGNVLNSNGSVVPLFQEQISKGGPVTVTHPEISRYFMTIAEASQLIMQASLQGSGGEIYVLDMGEPVRITYLAEQLIRLAGKEPGRDIQIVYTGLRPGEKLFEELFHELEPNEMTTHEKIYLAHPREVDWAELSRELKIMEAAVREYDTERLAASLDRLVPELSRHVQVDETSRVIPFRQQGTA; the protein is encoded by the coding sequence GTGAACAAGCCTGACAACCCGTTACCGTGGGGTCCCGTCTATCACCCGCGTGGCGCGGTCGTGCTGCACGACCTGCTGATGGTCGCGCTGGCCTGGTGGGCCAGTCGCTGGCTGGCCGAGCGCCTGTCCGGCCTGCCATTTACCGAGAACATCATTCCCTGGGTCGAACTGCCCCTGGTGCTGGCCCTGCAGGGCCTGGTGCTGTGGGCGACCGGCCTGTACAAGGGCCTGTGGCGCTTCGCCAGTTTCGAAGACCTCTGGAACATTCTCCGCGCCGTCGGCGCCGGCACACTGCTGATTTTCGGTGCACTGGCCGTGTTCAGCGCGCCCGCGGGGCGCGACTGGCTGGCCGGCATGCTGGGTTACCCCGTGCTGCTGTTCGTGCTGCTGGCCCTGCCGCGCATGTGTTACCGCTTCTGGAAAGACTCCAACGGGCCGCGGCGCGAGCCGGCCCGGGATGACAAGCGGGTGCTGATCCTGGGCGCGGGCCGCTCCGGGGCGATGCTGGAACGTGAGCTTCGGCATCGCGGCGGTTTCAATGTGCTGGGTTTCCTCGATGACGACCAGCGACTGCGCGGCACCCATGTGCATGGCGTGCCGGTACTCGGCAGCCTGGATGAGCTGGAAAGCCGCGGCCGGTCGATGCGGCTGGACCTGGCCATCATCGCCATGCCGTCGGCGAGTAACCAGCAGATGCAGCGCATCGTTCGGATCTGCGAGGACAGTGGCCTGGAATTCCGCACCCTGCCAACCCTGCAGGACCTGGGCAGCAAGGCGACCCAGGTCAACGTGCTGAAGAAGGTCGCGATTGACGACCTGCTGGGCCGCGAACCGGTGTCGCTGGACTGGAATTCCATGCGCGAGGGCCTGGTGGGCAAGCGCGTACTGGTGACCGGCGGTGGCGGGTCCATCGGCTCGGAGCTGTGTCGCCAGATCGCCCGCCTGAACCCGGTTGAGCTGGTGGTGGTCGACAACAGCGAGTACTCGCTGTACCGAATCGACCTGGAGCTGCGCAGCGATTACCAGGACCTGGTGTTTACCTCGATCCTGGGCGATATCTGTGACGCGGCCACGGTGGATCGCGTGGTCGGGCGCTACAAGCCGGACGTGATTTTCCACGCCGCCGCGTACAAGCACCTGCCAATCCTGCAGACGCAGATCCGCGAGGCGATCCGCAACAACATCATCGGCACCATGCGGCTGTCGGAGGCGGCAGAACGCCATGGTGTCGGTTCCTTCGTGCTGATTTCCACCGACAAGGCGGTCAACCCGGCCAATATCATGGGCGCGACCAAGCGGGTCGCGGAAATGTACTGCCAGAACATGAATACGCGTTCTGATACGCGTTACATCACGGTCCGCTTCGGCAACGTGCTGAACTCCAACGGCAGCGTGGTGCCGTTGTTCCAGGAGCAGATCAGCAAGGGCGGGCCGGTGACGGTCACGCACCCGGAGATTTCCCGCTATTTCATGACCATCGCCGAGGCCAGCCAGTTGATCATGCAGGCGTCCCTGCAGGGCTCAGGCGGCGAAATCTACGTGCTCGACATGGGTGAGCCGGTGCGCATCACCTACCTGGCCGAGCAGTTGATCCGGCTCGCCGGAAAGGAACCCGGGCGCGATATCCAGATCGTCTACACCGGGCTGCGGCCGGGCGAAAAGCTGTTCGAGGAACTGTTCCACGAACTCGAGCCGAACGAAATGACGACCCACGAGAAGATCTACCTGGCGCATCCGCGCGAGGTCGACTGGGCCGAGCTCAGTCGCGAACTGAAAATCATGGAAGCGGCGGTCAGGGAATACGATACCGAGCGCCTGGCGGCCAGCCTCGACCGGCTCGTGCCCGAACTGTCGCGGCATGTGCAGGTAGACGAAACATCAAGGGTCATACCATTCAGACAACAGGGTACAGCATGA
- a CDS encoding MraY family glycosyltransferase, giving the protein MSFLTASPGLAWWPLALTTLFLSLLLVGLVRRLALRSNMLDRPGERSSHTTDTPTGGGAGLYAAMLLVALLPFPWWSVPAQWVVVLVCMLPLVVIGWVDDRHDLAWTWRLSVQFAVSLGLVLLAQASQAGIGWPGATLTVSLMAVATFYLVWMMNMFNFMDGSDGMAGGQGMFCGGVIAVLFLVAGDTGLMQAAVALAAACLGFLAWNHPPARIFLGDTGSIPLGLAIGALLLLGVASGDISPPVALLVPATFMVDAGMTLLWRVARGERWYTAHRNHLYQRLIRHGWSHGRVLWVYQGANVFFVVPMIVLADKNPGTAWLTVGICVTLMVAVWTVSTAHLGGVREQA; this is encoded by the coding sequence ATGTCGTTCCTGACCGCGTCACCGGGGCTGGCCTGGTGGCCGCTCGCGCTAACCACCCTGTTCCTTTCCTTGCTGCTGGTTGGCCTGGTGCGCCGGCTTGCGCTGCGCTCAAACATGCTCGACCGGCCGGGAGAGCGTTCCAGCCATACGACAGACACACCCACGGGTGGCGGTGCCGGGCTGTACGCGGCGATGCTGCTGGTGGCGTTGTTGCCTTTCCCCTGGTGGTCGGTGCCGGCCCAGTGGGTGGTGGTGCTGGTGTGCATGCTGCCCCTGGTCGTCATCGGCTGGGTCGACGACCGTCACGACCTGGCCTGGACCTGGCGGCTGTCCGTTCAGTTTGCAGTCAGTTTGGGGCTGGTACTGTTGGCCCAGGCCAGCCAGGCAGGAATCGGTTGGCCAGGGGCCACGCTGACCGTGTCGTTGATGGCCGTGGCGACGTTCTACCTGGTCTGGATGATGAATATGTTCAACTTCATGGATGGAAGTGACGGCATGGCAGGGGGGCAGGGCATGTTTTGCGGCGGGGTCATCGCCGTTTTGTTCCTGGTCGCAGGCGACACCGGGCTCATGCAGGCGGCGGTCGCACTGGCGGCGGCCTGCCTGGGTTTCCTGGCGTGGAATCACCCGCCGGCACGCATTTTCCTGGGTGATACCGGCAGCATCCCTCTGGGACTCGCCATCGGGGCCCTACTGCTGCTGGGCGTGGCCAGTGGGGACATTTCCCCGCCGGTGGCGTTGCTGGTTCCGGCAACCTTCATGGTCGACGCGGGCATGACCCTGTTATGGCGCGTCGCGCGCGGGGAGCGGTGGTATACTGCGCATCGCAATCACTTGTATCAAAGGCTGATCAGACATGGATGGTCGCACGGCCGGGTGTTGTGGGTTTACCAGGGTGCCAATGTGTTCTTCGTGGTGCCCATGATTGTACTGGCGGACAAAAATCCTGGAACGGCGTGGCTAACAGTGGGTATCTGTGTCACGCTGATGGTGGCGGTCTGGACCGTCTCAACGGCACACCTGGGGGGTGTACGTGAACAAGCCTGA
- the lapB gene encoding lipopolysaccharide assembly protein LapB, which produces MIEALWVLSVIAAALLGGWFARKLSRRGERKRNRVFSRRYFQGLNYLLSEQPDKAIQVFLEMAEVNKDTVETHLALGSLFRRRGEVDRAIRLHQNIISKHNLDESQRTKALLELGEDYMRAGLFDRAERLFSELTQRGAHAPPALRHLLDIYQQEKDWPKSLEMAEKLEALTGERMGAYMAHFCCELAEKAIQEQAFEDARKQLRAARRHDPQSIRARLLLARIARLQAHHSEALDLYEEIVDMDSDFIPQVLEDYLACAQAAGEEERVDPHLRDWCERHRSTSAVLKLAAMIQEADGIDAAAQFLADELSRNPSVRGLDRLIELKLNGGPEIESGDEILRAVAQRLLARQPTHRCAHCGYSGHTHYWQCPSCKQWGTTRVIHGVLGD; this is translated from the coding sequence ATGATTGAAGCCCTGTGGGTACTGAGCGTGATTGCAGCGGCCCTGCTGGGCGGCTGGTTCGCCCGCAAACTGTCCCGTCGCGGTGAGCGCAAGCGCAACCGTGTCTTCAGCCGGCGCTATTTCCAGGGCCTGAATTACCTGCTCAGCGAACAGCCTGACAAGGCCATCCAGGTGTTTCTCGAAATGGCCGAGGTCAACAAGGATACGGTGGAAACCCACCTTGCGCTCGGCAGCCTGTTCCGGCGACGGGGCGAGGTCGACCGTGCCATCCGCCTGCACCAGAACATCATCTCCAAGCACAACCTGGACGAGAGCCAACGCACCAAGGCGCTGCTGGAGCTGGGCGAGGACTACATGCGTGCCGGGCTGTTTGACCGCGCCGAGCGGCTGTTTTCCGAGCTCACCCAGCGCGGCGCCCACGCGCCTCCGGCCTTGCGGCACTTGCTGGACATCTACCAGCAGGAGAAGGACTGGCCCAAGTCACTGGAGATGGCGGAGAAGCTGGAAGCCCTGACCGGCGAGCGGATGGGCGCCTACATGGCGCATTTTTGCTGTGAACTGGCCGAGAAGGCAATCCAGGAGCAGGCCTTCGAAGACGCCAGGAAACAACTGCGGGCGGCACGCCGGCATGACCCGCAGAGCATTCGCGCGCGGCTGCTGCTGGCCCGCATCGCGCGGCTGCAGGCGCATCATTCCGAAGCGCTGGACCTGTATGAAGAAATTGTCGACATGGACAGCGACTTCATTCCCCAGGTGCTGGAAGATTACCTGGCCTGCGCGCAGGCGGCCGGCGAGGAAGAACGCGTCGATCCGCACCTGCGCGACTGGTGTGAGCGCCATCGCAGCACCAGCGCGGTACTCAAGCTCGCCGCCATGATCCAGGAAGCCGACGGCATCGACGCGGCGGCGCAGTTTCTCGCCGATGAACTGTCGCGCAATCCCTCGGTCCGCGGCCTGGACCGCTTGATCGAACTGAAGCTGAATGGCGGCCCGGAGATCGAGTCCGGCGACGAAATTCTACGGGCGGTGGCGCAGCGATTGCTGGCTCGCCAGCCCACCCATCGCTGTGCACACTGCGGCTACAGCGGGCATACCCACTACTGGCAGTGCCCCAGCTGCAAGCAGTGGGGCACCACGCGGGTGATCCACGGCGTCCTGGGCGACTGA
- a CDS encoding lipopolysaccharide assembly protein LapA domain-containing protein: MTRIAFLVAAALVAALGLVIGTLNADPVHLDLLWVQLNWPLGLVLLASLSLGIAIGVLMTWLVRVLPLRAHLRTVKRRQAESEASASQALTETASND; this comes from the coding sequence ATGACCCGCATCGCCTTCCTCGTAGCGGCTGCCCTGGTGGCCGCGCTGGGCCTGGTCATCGGCACCCTCAATGCCGACCCGGTCCATCTTGACCTGCTCTGGGTCCAGCTCAACTGGCCGCTCGGCCTGGTGCTGCTGGCGTCATTGTCGTTGGGCATTGCCATCGGTGTGCTGATGACCTGGCTGGTGCGCGTATTGCCGCTGCGTGCCCACTTGCGGACCGTAAAACGTCGCCAGGCGGAATCGGAAGCATCGGCCAGCCAGGCGCTGACGGAAACAGCAAGCAATGATTGA
- the ihfB gene encoding integration host factor subunit beta, translating into MTKSELIERLAEQQKHLHHTDVELGVKAILEQMSLSLADGERIEIRGFGSFSLHYRAPRLGRNPKTGDAVSLPGKYVPHFKPGKALRERVNGD; encoded by the coding sequence ATGACAAAATCAGAACTCATCGAGCGGCTCGCCGAGCAGCAGAAGCATCTCCACCACACCGACGTCGAACTGGGTGTGAAGGCGATCCTCGAGCAGATGAGCTTGTCGCTTGCCGATGGCGAGCGGATCGAGATTCGCGGTTTCGGCAGCTTTTCGCTGCATTACCGTGCACCGCGACTGGGCCGTAACCCCAAGACCGGCGACGCCGTATCGCTGCCGGGCAAGTACGTCCCCCATTTCAAGCCCGGAAAGGCCCTGCGCGAACGGGTCAACGGCGACTGA
- the rpsA gene encoding 30S ribosomal protein S1, translating to MTESFEQLLNESPAMQNLTPGSIITGQVVEIRDDVVVVNAGLKSEGIVPISQFKSSNGDLEVELGDDVQVALKAVEDGFGETRMSRDDAKRSMVWDKLEQANENDEIVQGKISGKVKGGFTVDINDIRAFLPGSLVDVRPVRDPAYLEGKDLDFKIIKLDRQRNNLVVSRRAVVESEYSAEREELLEKLEEGLVVKGVVKNLTDYGAFLDLGGIDGLLHITDMAWKRVRHPSEVVNVGDELEVRVLRFDRERNRVSLGLKQLGEDPWTDLGRRYPVGTRLFGKVTNITDYGCFVEIEDGVEGLVHVSEMDWTNKNVNPAKVVQTGDETEVMVLEIDEERRRISLGMKQCQSNPWDAFAATHNKGDHVSGAIKSITDFGIFIGLDGGIDGLVHLSDISWLTPGEEAVRNFNKGEEIEAVVLAVDPERERISLGIKQMDQDPFATFMANNPRGSVVKGTIKEVDARGAVVELADAVEGYLRVSEISKDRIEDASRVLNVGDEIEAKFVSLDRKSRSLSLSIKALEDDELAEALEEYQQTSASGGTTSLGELLKEQLDQNG from the coding sequence ATGACTGAAAGTTTCGAACAACTCCTTAACGAAAGCCCTGCGATGCAAAACCTGACGCCGGGCTCCATCATCACCGGCCAGGTCGTGGAAATCCGTGACGACGTCGTCGTCGTCAACGCCGGCCTCAAGTCCGAAGGCATCGTGCCGATCAGCCAGTTCAAGTCCAGCAATGGCGACCTCGAGGTCGAGCTGGGCGACGATGTGCAGGTCGCGCTGAAAGCCGTCGAAGACGGTTTCGGCGAAACCCGCATGTCCCGTGACGACGCCAAGCGTTCCATGGTCTGGGACAAGCTGGAACAGGCCAACGAGAACGACGAGATCGTCCAGGGCAAGATTTCCGGCAAGGTGAAAGGTGGTTTTACCGTCGACATCAACGATATCCGCGCGTTCCTGCCGGGCTCGCTGGTGGACGTCCGCCCCGTGCGCGATCCCGCGTACCTGGAAGGCAAGGACCTCGACTTCAAGATCATCAAGCTGGACCGCCAGCGTAACAACCTCGTGGTGTCACGCCGCGCGGTGGTCGAGTCCGAGTACAGCGCCGAGCGTGAAGAACTGCTCGAGAAGCTGGAAGAAGGCCTGGTCGTGAAGGGCGTGGTCAAGAACCTGACCGATTACGGCGCCTTCCTGGACCTGGGCGGTATCGACGGCCTGTTGCACATTACCGACATGGCGTGGAAGCGTGTTCGTCACCCGTCCGAAGTCGTCAACGTCGGCGACGAGCTGGAAGTGCGCGTGCTCCGTTTCGACCGCGAGCGCAACCGTGTCTCGCTGGGCCTGAAGCAGCTGGGCGAAGATCCGTGGACGGATCTGGGCCGCCGCTACCCGGTGGGTACCCGCCTGTTCGGCAAGGTCACCAACATCACCGACTACGGTTGCTTCGTTGAAATCGAAGACGGCGTTGAAGGCCTGGTCCACGTGTCCGAAATGGACTGGACCAACAAGAACGTCAACCCGGCCAAGGTCGTTCAGACCGGCGACGAAACGGAAGTCATGGTGCTGGAGATCGACGAAGAACGTCGTCGTATTTCCCTGGGCATGAAGCAGTGCCAGTCCAACCCGTGGGATGCCTTCGCGGCCACCCACAACAAGGGCGACCACGTGTCCGGCGCGATCAAGTCGATCACCGACTTCGGAATCTTTATCGGCCTGGACGGCGGTATCGACGGCCTGGTGCACCTGTCCGACATCTCCTGGCTGACGCCGGGCGAAGAGGCGGTTCGCAACTTCAACAAGGGCGAAGAAATCGAAGCCGTGGTCCTGGCCGTTGATCCCGAGCGTGAGCGTATCTCGCTGGGCATCAAGCAGATGGACCAGGATCCGTTCGCCACTTTCATGGCCAACAACCCGCGCGGTAGCGTGGTGAAGGGCACGATCAAGGAAGTGGACGCCCGTGGCGCCGTGGTTGAACTGGCCGATGCCGTTGAGGGTTACCTCCGCGTTTCGGAAATCAGCAAAGACCGCATCGAGGACGCCAGCCGTGTGCTGAACGTCGGTGACGAGATCGAGGCCAAGTTTGTCAGCCTGGATCGCAAGAGCCGTTCCCTGAGCCTGTCCATCAAGGCACTGGAAGACGACGAACTGGCTGAGGCTCTGGAAGAGTACCAGCAGACCAGCGCTTCCGGCGGTACGACCTCACTGGGTGAACTGCTGAAAGAGCAGCTCGACCAGAACGGTTGA
- the cmk gene encoding (d)CMP kinase produces the protein MKNPADAIPVITIDGPVGSGKGTIAARLAERLGWHLLDSGALYRLVALSAMDGGVAAEDEAALERLAAELDAVFRFEQGALRIFLQGREVTGAIREEAVSTLASRVASVGAVRDALEKRQRAFRQAPGLVADGRDMGTVIFPDAKLKIFLTANVQARAERRYKQLKEKGESVNLSRLFGDLEARDRRDTQRDVAPLKPAPDAVTIDSTAMSIEEVVHAVVKLAEERYPSS, from the coding sequence ATGAAAAATCCGGCGGACGCCATCCCGGTGATCACCATTGACGGCCCGGTCGGGTCCGGCAAGGGCACGATCGCCGCGCGACTGGCGGAGCGCCTGGGCTGGCACCTGCTCGACAGCGGTGCGCTCTACCGGCTGGTGGCGCTGTCAGCGATGGACGGGGGCGTGGCGGCCGAAGACGAGGCCGCGCTTGAGCGCCTGGCGGCGGAACTGGATGCGGTGTTCCGGTTCGAGCAGGGCGCGCTGCGGATTTTCCTGCAGGGCCGCGAGGTTACCGGCGCGATTCGCGAAGAAGCGGTCAGTACCCTGGCATCGCGGGTGGCGTCCGTCGGCGCGGTCCGGGATGCACTGGAGAAGCGGCAGCGGGCGTTCAGGCAGGCGCCGGGCCTGGTGGCCGACGGACGCGACATGGGCACCGTCATCTTCCCCGACGCGAAACTGAAGATCTTTCTGACCGCCAATGTCCAGGCCCGCGCCGAAAGGCGATATAAGCAGTTGAAAGAAAAAGGGGAAAGTGTTAATCTCTCGCGCCTTTTCGGGGACCTGGAAGCCCGCGACCGGCGGGACACCCAGCGCGACGTCGCGCCGTTAAAACCGGCGCCCGACGCAGTCACCATCGATTCGACCGCGATGAGCATCGAAGAAGTGGTGCATGCAGTCGTTAAACTGGCTGAAGAAAGATATCCATCTTCCTGA
- the aroA gene encoding 3-phosphoshikimate 1-carboxyvinyltransferase, whose product MPLYAKKATAPLAGTLTPPGDKSISHRALIFGGLADGETVVEGLLVSADTTATRNAMVQLGASVTDEGDVLRIRGLGQAGLSAPSAPLDMGNSGTAMRLLAGVLAAQSFDSVLTGDASLNSRPMRRIMTPLAQMGANVEATEAGTAPLHIHGNPALKGIHYDSPVASAQIKSCVLLAGLFAQGESRVTEPRLSRDHTERMLPLFGVRMGEGAALQGPQGLTGAKVLVPSDPSSAAFLVAVASLVPGSDVTLRNVGLNPTRSAFFDAVKAMGGRIDIETVNDGSDGLEPVGDLRVRYNGRLKGIDLPPEWVPAMIDEIPILMALAATAQGRTRVTDAAELRVKESDRLAVMARGLECMGIELSERPDGVDVFGGEPCPARVEAENDHRCAMSFAVLGQLIEEGVLIDGADYIDTSYPGFSADMLSIGAQLERRDG is encoded by the coding sequence ATGCCGCTTTACGCTAAGAAAGCCACGGCGCCGTTGGCAGGAACGCTGACACCGCCGGGCGACAAGTCCATTTCACACCGCGCGCTGATCTTTGGCGGCCTGGCCGACGGCGAAACCGTGGTCGAGGGCCTGCTGGTCAGCGCCGACACCACCGCGACACGCAACGCGATGGTCCAGCTGGGCGCCAGCGTGACCGATGAGGGTGACGTGCTGCGCATTCGCGGCCTGGGACAGGCCGGCCTGTCGGCGCCGTCGGCGCCACTGGACATGGGCAACTCGGGCACCGCCATGCGCCTGCTCGCGGGCGTGCTCGCCGCACAGTCATTCGATTCCGTGCTCACGGGCGACGCGTCACTGAACAGCCGGCCGATGCGCCGCATCATGACGCCGCTGGCGCAGATGGGCGCGAACGTGGAGGCCACGGAAGCCGGAACCGCGCCGCTGCACATTCATGGCAATCCGGCGCTGAAGGGCATTCACTACGACTCGCCGGTGGCCAGCGCGCAGATCAAGAGCTGTGTGCTCCTGGCCGGCCTGTTCGCCCAGGGTGAGAGCCGCGTCACCGAGCCGCGCCTGAGCCGTGACCACACCGAGCGCATGCTGCCGCTGTTTGGCGTTCGCATGGGCGAGGGCGCCGCGCTGCAGGGCCCGCAGGGGCTCACCGGTGCGAAGGTCCTGGTTCCGTCGGACCCCTCGTCCGCGGCCTTCCTGGTCGCCGTGGCGTCGCTGGTGCCGGGGTCGGACGTGACCCTGCGCAATGTCGGCCTGAACCCCACGCGGTCGGCATTTTTTGACGCCGTGAAGGCCATGGGCGGCCGCATCGACATCGAGACCGTCAACGATGGCTCCGACGGCCTGGAGCCGGTGGGTGACCTGCGGGTGCGCTACAACGGCCGCCTGAAGGGCATCGACCTGCCGCCGGAATGGGTGCCCGCCATGATCGACGAGATTCCCATCCTGATGGCACTGGCCGCAACGGCCCAGGGCCGCACGCGGGTCACCGACGCGGCCGAGTTGCGAGTCAAGGAATCCGACCGACTGGCGGTCATGGCGCGGGGCCTGGAGTGCATGGGCATCGAACTGTCAGAGCGCCCCGACGGCGTCGACGTGTTTGGCGGTGAACCCTGCCCGGCGCGTGTCGAGGCGGAGAACGACCACCGTTGCGCGATGAGCTTTGCCGTGCTGGGGCAGTTGATCGAGGAGGGCGTGCTGATCGATGGCGCGGACTACATCGATACGTCTTACCCGGGCTTCAGCGCCGACATGCTCAGCATCGGTGCCCAGCTGGAGCGCCGCGACGGATGA
- the pheA gene encoding prephenate dehydratase, producing MSDTDKRLADVRARIDALDVDIQRLISERAKLAFEVAQTKGEQLPAADYYRPEREAQVLRGVLERNQGPLSDSEILRLFREIMSACLARQEPMRVAYLGPEGTFTQQAVYTHFGHSVLAMGQAGIENVFEQVQGGEADFGVVPIENSTQGVVTHTLDLFIDSPLHICGEIELRIHHNLLTHANGLSGIERVYAHQQSLSQCREWLRRNLPGVELLPVSSNAEAARRVRSAPEAAAIASLTAAEIYGIPALFSNIEDQQDNTTRFLVIGRERFSPSGDDKTSFLLTGDEGPGLLHALLAPLATHGLNMSRIESRPAPGRKWSYVFFIDVDGHADEAPLSTAMAEMEKVGGEVRLLGSYPRAVTSRIQAGNEKAS from the coding sequence ATGAGCGACACGGACAAGCGGCTGGCCGACGTGCGCGCGCGGATTGATGCGCTTGATGTCGACATCCAGCGCCTGATCAGTGAACGCGCGAAACTCGCCTTCGAGGTCGCGCAAACCAAGGGTGAGCAGTTGCCCGCGGCCGACTACTATCGCCCCGAGCGCGAGGCGCAGGTGCTGCGCGGCGTGCTCGAGCGCAACCAGGGCCCGCTAAGCGACTCGGAAATCCTGCGCCTGTTCCGCGAAATCATGTCCGCCTGCCTGGCCCGCCAGGAGCCCATGCGGGTGGCCTACCTGGGCCCGGAAGGCACATTCACGCAGCAGGCGGTTTACACACACTTCGGGCACTCGGTGCTGGCCATGGGCCAGGCCGGGATCGAGAACGTGTTCGAGCAGGTGCAGGGCGGCGAGGCCGATTTCGGCGTCGTGCCCATTGAGAATTCCACCCAGGGCGTGGTGACCCATACCCTGGACCTGTTCATCGACTCGCCGCTGCACATCTGTGGCGAGATCGAACTGCGCATTCATCACAACCTGCTGACCCATGCCAATGGCCTGTCGGGTATCGAGCGTGTTTACGCGCACCAGCAATCACTGTCGCAGTGTCGCGAGTGGCTGCGGCGCAACCTGCCGGGGGTGGAACTGCTGCCGGTCAGCAGTAACGCCGAGGCCGCGCGACGGGTACGCAGCGCGCCGGAAGCGGCCGCCATCGCCAGCCTGACCGCCGCGGAGATTTACGGCATTCCGGCCCTGTTCTCGAACATCGAGGACCAGCAGGACAACACCACGCGCTTCCTGGTCATTGGTCGCGAGCGGTTCTCGCCGTCCGGCGATGACAAGACCTCGTTCCTGCTCACCGGCGACGAGGGGCCCGGGCTGCTGCACGCCCTGCTGGCGCCGCTGGCCACGCATGGCCTGAACATGTCACGCATCGAGTCCCGCCCGGCGCCCGGGCGCAAGTGGTCTTACGTCTTTTTCATCGATGTCGATGGCCATGCCGACGAGGCGCCGCTGAGCACCGCGATGGCGGAAATGGAGAAGGTGGGCGGCGAAGTCCGGTTGCTGGGGTCGTACCCGCGGGCGGTGACGTCACGAATCCAGGCTGGCAATGAGAAAGCGTCCTGA